The region GAACCTGAAGGACTTCCGGATGCTGGTGCAATACCCAAAATACCTCAACCGGAAAGCCGAGGAGATACAGAACACCGGCAATGCCACCGTGCCCGAGGGCAGCACCATCACCTGGAACTTCTCCACCTCCGAGACCGATAGCGTAAAGCTCTCTTTTGAGGAGCCGGCCCAAAGTATAAATGCCCAAAAAGACGGCGGCACGTTTGCTGCCAGCAAGGCCTTTAGCCAGAGCCAGAACTACAGCATCAACCTGCGCAACGCGCACACGACAAACAAAGAGCAGATCAACTACCAGATCACCACCATTCCGGACCGCAACCCGCAGATCAGCCTGGAGCAGTACCAGGATACGGCGCTGTACTCCTTTATGGTGTTGGGGGGTGATGTGTCGGATGACTACGGGCTGACGCGGCTGGCCCTGACCTACCGCATCAGCAACGGCAAAAACCCTCAGGCAACATACAAAAGCCAGGCCCTGCCGCTAAACAAGCAGCAGCTCAGCCAGACCTATTACTACCAGTGGAACACGGCCGCCCTTAACCTGCAGCCCGGCGATAAGCTGGAGTACTTTGTGCAGGTATGGGACAACGATGGCATCCGCGGCCCCAAAAGCACCCGCACCCGCACCTTCGAGCTCAAGATTCCGGACAAGCGCCAGTTGCAGCAGGAGCTGGACAGCAACTCACAGTCGGTGGCCAGCCAGATGAGCAAGACGCTGGAGCGGGCAAATCAGCTGGAGCAAGAGCTATCTAAGTCGGAGGAGAAGATGAAGACCAAGCGCGACCTGAACTGGCAGGACCGCAAGCAGCTGGAGGACCTGGCAGCGAAAAAGCGGCAGCTGGAGCAGGACATCCGTTCCATGAAGGAGCTCTTTGAGGAACTCAACAAGAAGCAGAACATGCTCAACGAGCCAAGCAGGCAGCTGGCCGAGAAGGCGCAGGAACTGCAGAAACTCATGAACGACCTGCTGGACCCCGAGACAAAGAAGCTGTACGAAGAGCTGGAGAAGCTACTGCAGCAACAGCAGCCCAACGACCAGGACCTGCAGCAGCTTCTGAGCAAACTCGATAACCGGGAGAAGAACCTGGAGCGTGAACTGGAGCGGGCCCTGGAGCTGTTCAAGCAGCTGCAGTTTGAGCAAAAACTCGACAACATCGCCAACAAGCTGGAAGAGATGGGGGAGAAGGAGCAGCAGTTGGCCCAGAAAACCGAGCAGAAGCAAGAGAGCAACCAAGCCTTACAGGAGCAGCAGAAAGAGCTGCAGCAGGATTTTGAGAATGTGAAAGAGCAGATGGAGGAACTCAAGGACCTGAACAAGCAACTGGACAACCCGAACCAACTAAACGAGCAGCAACAGCAGCAGGACCAGCAAAGCATAGAGCAGCAGATGGAGCAAAGCCAGGAGCAGCTTCAGAAGAACGAAAACAAAAAGGCCAGCGAGTCGCAGCAGAAGGCGGGGCAGCAAATGAAGCAGATGGCCCAGCAGATGGAGGAGATGAAGAGCAGCATGAGCATGGCCGGCATGCAGCAGAACCTCGACAACCTCCGCGACATCCTCGAGAACCTGATCACGCTCTCCTTCGACCAGGAGGACTTGATGAAGCAGTTCCGCAGCGTGAACCAGAGCGATCCACGCATGGTGGAGCTGTCGCAGCGGCAGCTAAACATCCGCGACAATGCCCAGGTGATAGAGGATAGCCTGTTTGCGCTAGCCAAAAAAGTATTCCAGATCGAGTCGTTCGTGACACGGGAGGTAGCCGCCATGAACCAGAGCATGGACAACAGCGTGCAGGAGCTCCGCGACCGTAACCTGGGCAAAGCCACCGGACAGCAGCAATTGGCTATGACGAGCATGAACAACTTGGCCCTGATGCTCAACGACGCCCTGAAGCAGATGCAGCAGGCGATGCAGCAAATGCAGGGCGGCATGGCCGG is a window of Pontibacter kalidii DNA encoding:
- a CDS encoding DUF4175 family protein; this encodes MKHTDALDQLLHQLQEFKQKFYLNMLLRGGIFAVGLLLSVYIVYSLLEYMFYFPEYVRAFLLFSFVAAVIYVFVRWIALPAAALIKLRRVLSDEQAAQQVGAYFPEVRDKLLNAIQLQQQDRSNELIRASIAQRSQQLLSFKFKEAVSYRENKPLLKYIALPALVAFLIMLVYPAIFVQGTERIINYKTHYTPQAPFNFVVQNEGLQTFRGEDFILHVGVEGKTVPSEVYINYNGRRQRLSQNANGSYSYTFKQLQRPVDFQLEGSGFFSNNYTLNLLSRPNLKDFRMLVQYPKYLNRKAEEIQNTGNATVPEGSTITWNFSTSETDSVKLSFEEPAQSINAQKDGGTFAASKAFSQSQNYSINLRNAHTTNKEQINYQITTIPDRNPQISLEQYQDTALYSFMVLGGDVSDDYGLTRLALTYRISNGKNPQATYKSQALPLNKQQLSQTYYYQWNTAALNLQPGDKLEYFVQVWDNDGIRGPKSTRTRTFELKIPDKRQLQQELDSNSQSVASQMSKTLERANQLEQELSKSEEKMKTKRDLNWQDRKQLEDLAAKKRQLEQDIRSMKELFEELNKKQNMLNEPSRQLAEKAQELQKLMNDLLDPETKKLYEELEKLLQQQQPNDQDLQQLLSKLDNREKNLERELERALELFKQLQFEQKLDNIANKLEEMGEKEQQLAQKTEQKQESNQALQEQQKELQQDFENVKEQMEELKDLNKQLDNPNQLNEQQQQQDQQSIEQQMEQSQEQLQKNENKKASESQQKAGQQMKQMAQQMEEMKSSMSMAGMQQNLDNLRDILENLITLSFDQEDLMKQFRSVNQSDPRMVELSQRQLNIRDNAQVIEDSLFALAKKVFQIESFVTREVAAMNQSMDNSVQELRDRNLGKATGQQQLAMTSMNNLALMLNDALKQMQQAMQQMQGGMAGKQKSNKPMPGNMGELQQQLNKKIEDLKKGGKSGKALSEELAKLAAEQEALRNALKELEKQGAKPGEKGQNGKLGNISKMMEQSETDLVNKRLTEQTIQRQREILTRLLEAEKSARERELDNKREAKTAQEVARNVPPSFERYIKAKEKHTELLKTIPPALSPYYKQKVNEYFKNISK